One Cryptomeria japonica chromosome 9, Sugi_1.0, whole genome shotgun sequence genomic window carries:
- the LOC131050695 gene encoding omega-3 fatty acid desaturase, endoplasmic reticulum, translated as MVAPAMSNPSSFSLHGLNPYGPVRRFLASVVAPLRRPSKMVSTENDGGRDRERRNGEKFDPSAMPPFTIADIRAAIPKHCWVKNSWRSLSYFATDVMVVIILAGLAVYFNSWAVWPLYWFAQGTMFWALFVIGHDCGHGSFSDSKDLNSTIGHLTHSFILVPYNGWRISHRTHHQNHGHVEKDESWHPVTEKMYKNLKPETRMMRFALPGALFVYPFYLWWRSPGKTGSHYNPDSDLFAPEEKIDVLISTLCWIAMASLLLAFAIIMNPGWVINLYVVPYWIFVMWLDLVTYLHHHGHDQRVPWYRGTEWSYLRGALSTIDRDYGVFNKIHHDIGTHIIHHLFPQIPHYNLVEATEAAKPVLGKYYRAPQKSSPFPIELIKPLVQSISEDRYVKDEGDVVFYQSDTSLKNH; from the exons ATGGTTGCTCCTGCAATGAGTAATCCTTCATCTTTTTCACTGCATGGGCTGAATCCATATGGCCCTGTAAGGAGGTTTTTAGCCTCTGTTGTTGCTCCCCTGAGAAGACCATCCAAGATGGTGTCCACAGAGAATGATGGGGGCAGGGACAGAGAGAGGAGGAATGGTGAAAAGTTTGATCCCTCTGCAATGCCACCTTTTACAATAGCAGATATCAGAGCAGCCATTCCTAAGCATTGTTGGGTGAAGAACAGCTGGAGGTCTTTGAGCTATTTTGCTACAGATGTGATGGTGGTTATAATCTTGGCAGGGCTTGCTGTCTATTTTAATAGTTGGGCTGTTTGGCCCTTGTATTGGTTTGCTCAGGGGACTATGTTTTGGGCACTCTTTGTGATTGGGCATGATTG TGGTCATGGAAGTTTTTCTGACAGCAAGGACCTGAATTCCACCATTGGACATTTGACTCACTCTTTTATTCTGGTGCCTTACAATGGATG GAGAATAAGTCACAGAACCCATCACCAGAACCATGGCCATGTGGAGAAGGATGAATCCTGGCATCCG GTTACAGAGAAGATGTATAAGAATTTGAAGCCGGAAACTCGAATGATGCGATTTGCTCTTCCAGGGGCACTGTTTGTATATCCTTTTTACCTG TGGTGGAGGAGTCCTGGTAAGACTGGCTCGCATTACAATCCTGACTCTGATCTCTTTGCTCCAGAAGAGAAAATTGACGTTCTTATCTCGACCTTATGCTGGATTGCTATGGCTTCATTGCTACTTGCCTTTGCTATCATCATGAATCCTGGATGGGTTATCAACCTCTATGTTGTTCCCTACTGG ATTTTTGTGATGTGGCTAGATCTTGTGACATACTTACATCACCACGGTCATGATCAGCGAGTGCCTTGGTACAGGGGAACG GAATGGAGCTATCTCAGGGGAGCTCTGTCTACCATTGATCGTGACTATGGCGTGTTCAACAAAATTCATCATGACATTGGAACCCATATCATACACCACTTGTTTCCTCAAATTCCTCATTACAACCTGGTAGAAGCG ACTGAAGCAGCTAAACCTGTGCTTGGGAAGTATTATCGGGCTCCTCAAAAATCGAGTCCTTTTCCCATTGAATTGATCAAACCTCTGGTACAGAGCATTTCAGAAGATCGCTATGTTAAAGATGAGGGAGATGTTGTCTTTTATCAATCAGATACTAGCTTAAAAAATCATTGA